CGCGGCAAGTTCATGCGCGGCGATATCGCCGTCATCGACGAACTCGACGAGGCGCTGTACTACGCCGACACCACCTGGATCATCTCCGACGGCCCCAGCCTGGCCGCGGATCCGCATATCGCCTCCCGCATCATGGCGGCTCGGCACTTCCTCGACAATCGGCTCGCTTCCGGGGATCTGACCCCTGCGGACTTCGATCGGACGGACGGGCAGATCGGCGGCCCGGCGAAGCTCAACGCCGAGGGCGCCGAGAAGGTCAGAAGACTGCTCGCCGAGGAGGATCCCGGCGCGAGCCCCGACGACCTCGCCGTCCAGATCGACCGGGTGAATTCCGCCGCCTCGGCGCACTGGGAGTTCGTCGAGAACGACCACTACATCGTGCACCGAGGTGGTGACGGCGTCGACAAGGTCTACATCATCGACCAAACCACCCACAAGGTGATGTTCGATCCGGCGACCTCGACCGAGAGCCGGTGGAACGGCGGTTTGGCGCAGGCCATCGAGGCCAAGCACGGGATCACGATCCGGGGCGACTCGGTGTCTTCACAAAGCCTCACCGCCAAGACCATGCTCGCGGAGCGGTACGAATGGCTCTCGGGCGCTTCGGGCACGGCCGAGGGGGTGTCCGGCCACCTGGTCGACAACTACGGGATGAAGCCGGTAGTCACGGTTCCGCGCTTCACGGAATCGAAACTGGACACTCTCGAGGCGAATCTGGCTCCGAACCAATCGGCCAAGCATGATGCGATCGCCGACAAAGTCATCGGTCGGCACAGTGCCCAGGCGCGGCCCGAACTGGTGATCACCAACCGCAACAGTGAGGTCGCCGAGATCTCGGCCCGGTTGAAGCTCGCGGATATTCCGCACGAGGTCGTCGATGCCCGGTGGTTCGCCGACCGGGGCCCCACCGCGGAAGCCGACCTGAAAGCGATCTTCGACAAGGCGGGTCAGCTCGGCAAGATCCTGATCATCAACCGTCAAGGCGGCCGTGGCGTCGATATCGAGATCAGCGATGCCGTCAACGCGGCCGGTGGCCTGCATGTCAGCATTTCGGGCAAGTCGGATGTGCGTGACATCGATATCCAGGCCGAGAACCGCGCCGCGCGCAACGGCCAACACGGCAGTGTCGAATACTTCCTCGCCGCCGATGACGCCCTGTTCGCCACCGCTCCGCACCACGCCCAGACCATAATCCGCTACACCGACGCGGTCACCAGCCATGAGAACGCGACCGTCCGGCTCGACGAGGCGTTGGCCACGAAGGACCGCGCGGAGCATGCCGATGACCTGCGTCGCACCGTGCAAACCCGCACGGTCCGGGACGCGGCGCTCGGCGACTACACCATCGCGAAGGACGCGCACCAGGCGGCGACGGCCGAACGCGAAGCCGCCGAGGCCGCGGTGCGGGCCGCGGCGTCGCACCTGCAAGCGGAAAACGCCGCACGGCGGATGGGCCGCACGGTGCTGCCGCCGACCGCCGTCCCCGCGAGCGTGGCAGCACCCACATCCGCACGGGACCTGGATATCCCGTCGCCGATACACGAGCAGGGGGCGGACCTCGGTCAGCAGGATGCCGATGTCTCTGAGTCGGCTACCGGTTCGCTCCCCGACGACCTGACCGGTACCGAACTGCCGCAGCTGTTCGGCGACGATCAGTTCGGTCCGCCGGCGCCGCTGGCCGTCGTCGACTTCCCGGGCCTGTTCGTAGCCGATACCACTGGGCATCTGGTCGCGTTCGGGAACGAGGAGATGCCGGTGGTGCGGACCTATTCGCACCAGCAGAACCTCGTGCACGAGATCGAACATCCGGTCTCCGGCCCGGTGGTGCTCGACAGCGCACTGGTGGCTGACCTCTTCACCACCCGGACGCGCGATGACGGCACGGTGGTGGTGAGCTCGACGGCGACGGGGGCGCATGTCGTCACCGCCGGGACAACGTCGGTGTTGCCCGCCGGGTCCGTCTACGGGCGTCCTGATCCGCTCGACTCGACCAAGTTCACGCTGTACGGCGGGTCGAATGTCGGCTGGTTGTCCGTGGACGCGAATCGGATCGGCGTGACGCCACGCCGGGCGACCGGCCCGCTCCAGCGTGACCATGTCCCCGAAGCGGCGATTGTCAACACCCACGTACCCGCGCCGGCGGTAGTGTTCGCGGACCCGAAGAGTCGTGTGCTGGGCATGCGGCTGGCGGAGCTGGCCGACGAGATCAAAGCCACTCGCGACGCTGCCGTACTGCGTGACAAGTCGACGGCGCAGCGGACGGCCGCGGACGAGTTGGAGAATCACTTCGCGACGCTGCCGGTGGAGCAGCGCCTTATCGCTGTGGCGCGCGCGATGCAGCTGGGGAGGATCGATCTGCACACGGCGAAACTTGCCGAGAGGCACGGTATTTCGCTCGAGACGGCGCGCGCACAGATGAAGGCCGAGCTGGTCACGGCGCTCGCGGGCAAGGATATCGCCGTGCGGATCTCCGAGGAATCGCTGCTGGATGTACTGCGGGATGGCCGGTTCAAAACGGTATTCGATCTGGGCGACATCGGCACCGGAACGAATGACCGAGCGCTGCTCGAAGCCCGCTGGTTCGGCCATGACGTGAATGACCATCCGATCGATAAGCGGGCCGTCTACGGGTACGTTCGCGTCGGCGGTGAACAGCCGGTCGGCGACCTGCACGACGAACGATTGAATGTCTACGGCGACGCCGTGGTCGTCCTGAAGTCCGCGGTGCGGGCCCGCACGACGGTGTGCGTGGGAGATTCCATCGAGCATAAGTCCAATGTCTATCCTTCGAGCCTCGAGGACCCCGCACCGGAGTCCTTCGGCGTCTACCCGCCCCGCAGGCCCGGCCTGCCGGCCGCCCATATCGGTCTGCGGCGAGACCTGACGCATCCGGATTTCCGGAAGTGGGGGTATGTGGAGGCGCAGGTGCACGGTGGCGTCACCAGTGCCGACATCGACCATGTGGTCTTCAAGTGGGAGCCGGAAACAGCCCTGCGGGATCAGCTCCGTGCAGCCGGAATTCCCTGGAAGGTACTCGAGCACACGGTCCCGCCGATAGTGAACAAGCCGGGGCAGGCGGACCACGCGATCAGCAGCGGATGGAAAACCTATCTCAACTCCGCGCGCGTATCCGATGATCCGAATGCGCTGCACGGCAAGAACTTCCTCGGTGTCACGGTCGGTTTCACCTACGCCGACGTGGTGACCCAGGACCTGATCGGACCGGCGGGGACGCCGATCGGGGTCGGTTACAAGCACGTGGAGTCGGAGATCGAGGGGGCAGAGCGCTGGGCGGGTGCGCAACAGTGGCACGACAAGGTGGTGCGTACCCGGCCCGGTCAAACCGGCAAGGCTGTCTTCGCTGGTCAGACCAGGGTCGGGCACGAGGTCGTCGCGGCGCCGTGGGCGGCCGAATACGGCGGGGTCGGCCGGGAACCGATTTTCGTCAACGCCCACGCTGGTCCGAACACCTTCGAGATCCGGCTGCGAACCGGAACGACGCTCGAGGTGAGCGGCGCGACATTCGCCAAGCTCGTCGAGCAGTCCCCGGCGCTGGAAGCCGCGCGCGCCGCCGGCGGTCCGAGCTCGGTCGTGCTGGTCGCGTGTGAGCCTGCGAAAGGTTCGGCGGCCACCGATTTCGCGGCGACGCTGCACCAGAGGTTTCCGGCCGCGCCGGTGCACGCCGCCGCCAGCGCGGTATGGATCTCCAACTGGCGGAACCCGGCCGTGCCCACTGTCCGTTACCGCTACCTCGCCGCCGACAACAATGCCGGATGGGTGAGTTTGCACAGCGACGGCACCCGGGTCGAGCACGCCGGCACCCGCTATCCCACCGGCGCGACCGGATCGTCCACCACCGCCGCCACCGAGCTCACCGGGTCGAATTCACTGGCTTCCAGCCGCAATCCGATCGCGCGGCAATGGAGGGAAGTCCTCGATCGACCGGTGAGCTCGCCCCTGACGACGACCACCGCGGAAGGCGTGCGCGGCGCGAGCAAGCAGCGCACCGAGTTCGAAGTCTCGGACGTACTCACCCGAGCGCTGCTCGACAAGAACGGCACCACGATCGGAGTGTCGTTCGTCCTCGAGTCGGAGGGGCAGCGCGAGGCGAACAAGTGGGCGCGCACGGCATCCGGACAGGACAGCGTGGTGCTGACCGATACCGGTCAGGCCGTGGACCAGGTCACCAAGCGGCGCTCGGAATTCGGCGAGGATGTCGTCGACGCGCCATGGAAGACCGACTATGCCCAGAACGGTCCGGGTCCGGTATTCATCGACGCGCACGCGGACTCGGAGGGGTTCATGGTCGAGATCATCTGGAAGAAGGGGACGAAGCAGGAGTCGACTCGATCGGTGCGGGTCGACGGTGCCGACTACGCCAAAATCGTGAAGGCCGCCGAGTACTTCCGGGAGTCGCCGCGGACGGGTGGTCAGGCGACGGACCGGTCGCTGGTGCTGATCTCGTGCAAGGCGGGCAAGCGGACGGCGGCGACCGATTTCGCGCTGGCGATGCGCGATCTGCTGCCCACCGCCCCGGTGCACGTGGGTGCGGGCGTGGTGGTGGTCGGCGTCAAGAAGGCGCAGAAGGCCTTCGCCACCCTCGGCGTCAACCACAACCGGGGCTGGGTCACCATCGGTCCCGATGGCGCGAAGGTGTCGCAGGAGAACACGATCAAGCATGCGTCTGCCGCGGTGAGCGGGACACCCGGGCGGTCTACGGGGACGCCGACCGGCGCGGTGCCCGAGGAGACGGTGGCCGACGCCACCGCGGAGTCCGGGGCACTCGTCGCCCCCGCGGTGAGCAGTGGCTGGCGCACGTATCTGAACTCGTGGCGGGTATCCAACGATCCGGACGTCCTGCACGGCAAGAACGCCTTCGAGTTGCCGATCAATTTCACCTACGCCGATGTCGTCGCGCACGAGATGTTCGGCTCGACCGGAGCATTGACCGGCGTCTGCTTCCAGAACCGCGATCTGGAACTCGACGTGAATCGACGCTGGGCGGCCGCGACGGAGTGGCGCGACAAGGTGGTGCGCACCCAGCCGGGGCAGACCGGGGAGCAGGCCTTCCACGGTCCCCTCAGGGTCGGACAGGAGGTGGTCGACGCGCCGTGGGCTGCCGAGTTCATCCAGACCGGGCACCGACCGGTCTTCGTCACCGCCCACGCGGGTTCGAAAACGTTCGAGATCCGGCTTCGGACCGGAACCACGCTCGAGGTGAACGGTACGACGTTCGCGAAGATCGTCGAGAGGTCACCGGGACTGCGAGGCCCGCTGAGCACCGGTGCGGCGACCTCGATCGTTTTGCTGGCCTGCAAACCAGCAAAGGGATCGGCGGCAACGAAGTTCGCGAGCACGCTGCACCAGAACTTCCCGCATGTGCCGGTTCATGCCGCCGCTACCTCGGTGTGGCAGTCGACTATGCGTTATCCGGCACGGCCGAATGTCGACTATCGCCTGCTCGCGGCGGACCGCAATGCCGGTTGGGTGACATTGCACAGCGACGGCACTCGAACAGTGCACGCGTCCACTCGCTACCCAGGCCCGGCCGCCGCTTCGAGTGGCGTGGTCGGCTCCGGATCGACCATCGGTAGGGCGCTCAGCGCTCCGCTGCGTTTCTCCTCGGACCAGGATGCCACCGAGGTGTTCCCGACGGTAACCTCAGCAGAAGCGGCCGCGAACGAGGCGCGACTGTGGAAGTGGCTGACCCGCAACATGTTCGACGACGCGTTCGACCACGCGGTGCGTGGACGCACGCTGCGCGACGGGTCCGGTCTCGAGGAACTGTCCGATCTCGAGGATATGTCCGAGGATGCCCGGCACCCGGCGCCGGGCGCGGGCTTGCTCGCCGATACCGCCGAGATCCAGTGGAGTGATGACGAATTCGCCACGCTGTTCGCCGACCCGGACGCCGGCTCGACGGCAACGGCGCCGAGCCCACCCGCTGCGACGGCGGAGCATCACCCACCGACCACGGAAACCCTGGCGGCGTTGCCGTTGCATGTCGCCCCGGCCGCCGAGGCGTTCGTTCGCGGCGATCGATGCGTGCTGATCGACGGACTCGGTACCGAGCACCGGCTCGACGTCGGCAGCGGCTGGCGCGCCGTGAAGGGAACGTTCAGCCATCCCGGCACCGGCGCCGAATACGTCGGGCTGGTTCCGCTGGATCAAAAGCACGACGCCAGTCCGATCCGGATCCGTAAGACGTTGCTCGCCGAGGCGTTCGAGGAGAATGCCGCCGCATTCTTCTGGGAGACCACCTACTTCCTGGCCCGTGCCGGTATCGGAATCGAAGGGTCCGGCGACACCCCGGTCTGGCTACCTCCGCGTGCCGTTGTGGCGGTGAAACACGCGCACAATTCCGATGGGACACCGGATCCGAGCCGGACGATGCTCGGGCGCCCTAAGGCCGCTACCTGGCACACCCTGGACAGCGACATCCTCGGTCCACTCGTCCCCGAGCTGCGCCGGTCGAACAATCCGCTCTGGGAGGAGATCAGTGGTCCCCGGGTGTCGGACGTGCGGCAGGGCGCGCTGGGCAACTGCTTCCTGGCCGCCAACATGATGGCGCTGGCCCGCAGCCCGCTGCCCTTGCTCCGCGAGATGATGATAGATCTCGGTGACTCCGTCGCCGTCCGGTTCTTCGACAAGAGCGGTGACGCGTCTTGGGTGCGGGTCTCCAAGGATCTCTATGTCGACGGCGACAACAGCACTCGCTACGCCGCCGACCAGGGGGTGTTGTGGCCCGCGGTCCTGGAGAAAGCATACGCGGTCTTCGCCGGTGAATTCGGCTATGCCGGACTCGACGGTGGCAGTCCCGGCGCCACCGCCGCGACGATGCTGCCCGCCACGCTGCCCGGCGGATTGCGGTTCCAGCCGTCCCGGGCGGTCACCGATGCCTATTTCCATCATCCGATGCGCATGGACATCGACGAGCTCCGCAGCCTGGCCGGCAGCGATGACGAGTTCGCTCGCGCGGTCTCCGCATTGCGTGGCGAGTGGGAAGACCGGGTGCGCGATCATCGCGCACGCGAGGCGAATCCGATGGGCGCCGACGTGGATCGCGCACAGGTGCTGGCACTGGTGGCCGGCAACGGGAACAACGTGTGGGCGGCCGTGCGTGAGTTCTACCGGCTGATCCGGCCGGACAACCCCGGCTCGACCGAGGGGTTCCGGCGTTTCCTGAACCATGAGTTGAGCCCGCGGCAGCGCACGCGGTGGGCTTCGAACATCGATCGCCTCGTCGATTCCGTGGACCGAGCGGCGTCCTGGCGCACCCGTGAGCTGGACCAGCAGATCGGCAGGCACATCGCCGAACGCGTCGACTTCGCCTTGCGTCGAGGCGATCTGGTGATGCTGGGTACGCGCAACTGGGGTCGCGACGACACCGTGCAATTCCCGGGCCTGGCGGGCAATCACGGCTACACAGCACTCGGCGTGCAGCGAGATGAGGACGGCGATCCAGTGGCGTTGCGGCTGCGCAATCCATGGGGCACGAACGGATCGGCACAACCTCCGCTGCCTGGGATCACCTTCCAGGCCGACGGGGTGGTGGACGTGGAACTGCGGCATCTCAACAAATTCGCCACCCTCGCGATCTGTGGTCCGGGTGCGCGCGGCCTGTTCGGACTCGACCGGCTCGCCCCGCCGGGCGCCGACGACCTGGTCGGAACTCACTCGGAGTCACCGGAAACGGCGCAGACCGCCGACGAGACCGAGCTTCTCGGCGTCGAGTTGCCTGCGACCGACGAGGCCGACGGATCAGCGGTCGCGCACGTCTCGCATCCGATCGATTGGAAGAAGCACCTCGGTGTAATCGGACAGCTGGTCGGTGGAAAGAAGTTGTCCGGCATCGTGGATCACAACGTTGTACGGTTCCGCGCCAAGAATCTGGTCCAGGAGCCGATCCTCGATCACCAGGGCCGCACGGTGGGCATCACCTTCCTCTACGGCCCCGACGAGTTGGAGGTGCTGCGTACCTGGGGGAGGGCGCCGAACGGCCACGGGATGGTCTTTCGCACTCGGCCGGGCGAAGCCGGCGCCGCCGCGCTCGCGGGTGACCGGAGTCGAATCGGGTTGGACCGGTTCGTCCCGGCTCCGTGGGAGGCCGAGTACCAGCAGGACAAGCCGGGTCCGTTCTACATTTCGGTGCACGCCGACAGCCGCGGTTTCGAAGTCCGGTCGCGCGGCGGGCGGTCGATCGTCGTCGACGGCACGACCTTCGCTGCCATCGTGCAGGCGTCGCCGGCCTTTCAGGCGGCAATGACATCGGGTCCGTCGCGGTCGGTCGTCATGATCGCTTGTGCGGTAGCGAACGGCTCGGCGTG
Above is a genomic segment from Nocardia sputorum containing:
- a CDS encoding C2 family cysteine protease; translated protein: MSIPDAVRQSDINLPEDLRWLSWVAGSAWPEGSENGMFALADAWSEASAGLTGLVSTIEDAVDDILSAYPSAGAGSAMARTLRNLTDESDQASLQAIAKSLGQLADSCDQVGCAIQQNKIMIIVGLVQLVYEIALAWLFPPTAGPAQAALIGWYHIVFQYLKQLLRQMLVAALKALGQQVILTLLIQLGQMAAGHRDGVNGKDLWFAALGGALGGAFGAMFGKLGGDLFQFLGGKITRSQFDSRFQQLMRGAVEGGAGGLGGMIGGGFANQVINGGEFELDPRMLGAGAAGAFSSGAGRWRGAGGSGKVHVDPVGGPRSPAGSTPPTKVPPSASDTGPEAGPESASASPNVNAGRGSGAQSNESLSVHRNGSSASDQGGDQTTSTVSSPHQNTAEDNLSQQSSAKSGGDGSSAPNTGRAPANHEQSETTAQQHTSETAEPAPRQHDGSLLVPQPPNAANASQQPASNAPGGDKSTSSSPSAQRVADTKVVSRDNVTTAPKSDVSVDHSVRAQPRAGGALGAPESIQAKHTDSTVALEPDEVPSSPVQPRAESEQSETDSVSPNRSDAPQGTRPNPENSAAATDKTTPVKEPAGAPKPQSDKGDRAPARDTSAAPVAEPRARAGAKGIKGISDDLALVGRIDEATGLRWRLVDTSLLDPAWPGGKAFIREVLGFEQTTQMLRGNKSPHEGRELFRPFQDGDLPMRPGFGQKKTADSDDFGGGAGGGVRGYDERNSRGVFRFNTDELPDHRYTIDKDGLWSKASDSESNGKPDPESDAIPRKGATTIEVPRQGPILQRWAEMSAPAMRTVVGDHDGNWYVGKNLHHEQFHNAGVYVAFQAHFVNGKMVAVHDWAGAYQPSPTRVKAALEKLGIYGDLDHYDQQGRKYTDSDREGWTQAAEPTPTSGKATATESDSTARTEPLTRVVSDEPQRDFLREAEDITRMYKREDWENAAPEDLREALRGSVHHDARDAESVAKYHRAVTAAVETIRRGTTKFDDDGAEVAPGKILRWTQVMGTMGMREGPINMDAGEGKTFVFLADSILKAAAGDSVHVFTTRDTLANDAVNLYKQVLGVLGPDVFNVVRMNPNGADETGLDPAKPTIYIGTLDDAAFGQLRGKFMRGDIAVIDELDEALYYADTTWIISDGPSLAADPHIASRIMAARHFLDNRLASGDLTPADFDRTDGQIGGPAKLNAEGAEKVRRLLAEEDPGASPDDLAVQIDRVNSAASAHWEFVENDHYIVHRGGDGVDKVYIIDQTTHKVMFDPATSTESRWNGGLAQAIEAKHGITIRGDSVSSQSLTAKTMLAERYEWLSGASGTAEGVSGHLVDNYGMKPVVTVPRFTESKLDTLEANLAPNQSAKHDAIADKVIGRHSAQARPELVITNRNSEVAEISARLKLADIPHEVVDARWFADRGPTAEADLKAIFDKAGQLGKILIINRQGGRGVDIEISDAVNAAGGLHVSISGKSDVRDIDIQAENRAARNGQHGSVEYFLAADDALFATAPHHAQTIIRYTDAVTSHENATVRLDEALATKDRAEHADDLRRTVQTRTVRDAALGDYTIAKDAHQAATAEREAAEAAVRAAASHLQAENAARRMGRTVLPPTAVPASVAAPTSARDLDIPSPIHEQGADLGQQDADVSESATGSLPDDLTGTELPQLFGDDQFGPPAPLAVVDFPGLFVADTTGHLVAFGNEEMPVVRTYSHQQNLVHEIEHPVSGPVVLDSALVADLFTTRTRDDGTVVVSSTATGAHVVTAGTTSVLPAGSVYGRPDPLDSTKFTLYGGSNVGWLSVDANRIGVTPRRATGPLQRDHVPEAAIVNTHVPAPAVVFADPKSRVLGMRLAELADEIKATRDAAVLRDKSTAQRTAADELENHFATLPVEQRLIAVARAMQLGRIDLHTAKLAERHGISLETARAQMKAELVTALAGKDIAVRISEESLLDVLRDGRFKTVFDLGDIGTGTNDRALLEARWFGHDVNDHPIDKRAVYGYVRVGGEQPVGDLHDERLNVYGDAVVVLKSAVRARTTVCVGDSIEHKSNVYPSSLEDPAPESFGVYPPRRPGLPAAHIGLRRDLTHPDFRKWGYVEAQVHGGVTSADIDHVVFKWEPETALRDQLRAAGIPWKVLEHTVPPIVNKPGQADHAISSGWKTYLNSARVSDDPNALHGKNFLGVTVGFTYADVVTQDLIGPAGTPIGVGYKHVESEIEGAERWAGAQQWHDKVVRTRPGQTGKAVFAGQTRVGHEVVAAPWAAEYGGVGREPIFVNAHAGPNTFEIRLRTGTTLEVSGATFAKLVEQSPALEAARAAGGPSSVVLVACEPAKGSAATDFAATLHQRFPAAPVHAAASAVWISNWRNPAVPTVRYRYLAADNNAGWVSLHSDGTRVEHAGTRYPTGATGSSTTAATELTGSNSLASSRNPIARQWREVLDRPVSSPLTTTTAEGVRGASKQRTEFEVSDVLTRALLDKNGTTIGVSFVLESEGQREANKWARTASGQDSVVLTDTGQAVDQVTKRRSEFGEDVVDAPWKTDYAQNGPGPVFIDAHADSEGFMVEIIWKKGTKQESTRSVRVDGADYAKIVKAAEYFRESPRTGGQATDRSLVLISCKAGKRTAATDFALAMRDLLPTAPVHVGAGVVVVGVKKAQKAFATLGVNHNRGWVTIGPDGAKVSQENTIKHASAAVSGTPGRSTGTPTGAVPEETVADATAESGALVAPAVSSGWRTYLNSWRVSNDPDVLHGKNAFELPINFTYADVVAHEMFGSTGALTGVCFQNRDLELDVNRRWAAATEWRDKVVRTQPGQTGEQAFHGPLRVGQEVVDAPWAAEFIQTGHRPVFVTAHAGSKTFEIRLRTGTTLEVNGTTFAKIVERSPGLRGPLSTGAATSIVLLACKPAKGSAATKFASTLHQNFPHVPVHAAATSVWQSTMRYPARPNVDYRLLAADRNAGWVTLHSDGTRTVHASTRYPGPAAASSGVVGSGSTIGRALSAPLRFSSDQDATEVFPTVTSAEAAANEARLWKWLTRNMFDDAFDHAVRGRTLRDGSGLEELSDLEDMSEDARHPAPGAGLLADTAEIQWSDDEFATLFADPDAGSTATAPSPPAATAEHHPPTTETLAALPLHVAPAAEAFVRGDRCVLIDGLGTEHRLDVGSGWRAVKGTFSHPGTGAEYVGLVPLDQKHDASPIRIRKTLLAEAFEENAAAFFWETTYFLARAGIGIEGSGDTPVWLPPRAVVAVKHAHNSDGTPDPSRTMLGRPKAATWHTLDSDILGPLVPELRRSNNPLWEEISGPRVSDVRQGALGNCFLAANMMALARSPLPLLREMMIDLGDSVAVRFFDKSGDASWVRVSKDLYVDGDNSTRYAADQGVLWPAVLEKAYAVFAGEFGYAGLDGGSPGATAATMLPATLPGGLRFQPSRAVTDAYFHHPMRMDIDELRSLAGSDDEFARAVSALRGEWEDRVRDHRAREANPMGADVDRAQVLALVAGNGNNVWAAVREFYRLIRPDNPGSTEGFRRFLNHELSPRQRTRWASNIDRLVDSVDRAASWRTRELDQQIGRHIAERVDFALRRGDLVMLGTRNWGRDDTVQFPGLAGNHGYTALGVQRDEDGDPVALRLRNPWGTNGSAQPPLPGITFQADGVVDVELRHLNKFATLAICGPGARGLFGLDRLAPPGADDLVGTHSESPETAQTADETELLGVELPATDEADGSAVAHVSHPIDWKKHLGVIGQLVGGKKLSGIVDHNVVRFRAKNLVQEPILDHQGRTVGITFLYGPDELEVLRTWGRAPNGHGMVFRTRPGEAGAAALAGDRSRIGLDRFVPAPWEAEYQQDKPGPFYISVHADSRGFEVRSRGGRSIVVDGTTFAAIVQASPAFQAAMTSGPSRSVVMIACAVANGSACEEFSAALHQTFPDRRIYGSRGDVDVHAESGRGVGLLAAGDNAGWMSYLNAVATDHAATRYDAPATEGRAAFVEQTANGTDIGDWVEQLRSTEGFFGEEPYFAVTSDGRVVGFFVADVLVNPMLDHHGDTIGVSFHQPDHLEDELLWARTENFHNVVTRMRDGEDDLSVVVQRIMQEGSSRTDNVRAPWALDYANGKNGPVYISAHADANVFEINLRSGVTIDVDGRTFASIVQSAHPFGAALASGLAAALGTPKSFVLMACKAAAGDAVSGFAEVFDRVFPGRLVHASTGTINAHVLRVDNEEESPIRISWLGASHNAGWMSYRNGQQIRHDHTRHPPPHPDSTEPS